AAGAACACATACAATTTTGATGTATATGATGAGAAGGCTTTTATCGTTAGTGATGGTAAATTAAAAATCCTCGATATAAGCAATAAAAACACACCATTTCTTGTTGGTGAACTTATTGATGAATCATCATTTATCAATGAAGTTATTGTTTCTGATACGATTGCATATTGCTTAACTAGCGGCAATAAAGTTTTAGCCGTTGACATTTCCACTTCCAAAAATCCAAAAATACTTGGAAGTTATCAATACACGGATAATATAAGCAAAATGCACATATCAGGAAATATCCTTTCCTTTCTCACAGAGAATAAAGGGCTCGTAATGCTTGATGTGATTAATCCAACAAATATTTCTTTAGTAGGTAAGACAAAAATATTCAAAGCCCACAACTTCACGGTGTCGGGCAATTATGCCTATCTTGCCCATTGGAATAAAGGAGTTGGAATTGTAGATTTATCGGATCCTTATAATCCCTCCCTTCTGTCGACTTATAACCTTCCTCAAGGAACAAAAGCTCTTTTCTGCAAAAATGGTAAACTTTATACAGGTAATTATAATGACGGTTCAGTAATCATATTGAAAGTATCTAATGGCCAATTGCCGGTAATTTTAGGTAGCTATGAAGGATTAAAAGAAGTAGGTAAAATATGTGCAAGAAATGACTATCTTATTACTTCATCTGCAAACTCTAATGTTGTAACTCTAAAAATGACAGATTTTTCTAATAATCTCGTTATAGAGAATGAAATAAAGCATCCGAAGAAGCCTTTCGGATTTTCTATATATGGCAACCTTCTGCTCATATGGTATAAAAAAGACGTTATCCTTTATGATATAAATTTTCCAGAATCTCCTAATGGTATCATCAGGATGAAAATTAAATTTCCATTCGATAAAGTCCTATTAAAGGATAATTATCTATATTTTCTATCCGGAAATTATATTTCTATTTTCGATATCAGTATGCTAACAAAGCCAAAAAAGGTAAAGATATTCAAAATTCCCGGCAAGAATGATATATCAGATATTCACATTGTAAATGACAAAGCTTATATCCTTAGAAATAAAGGATTTATTATATTAGACATAAGCGACCCACTTCATCCCAAAAAAATAGGAAGGTACTCCAAGAAGAAAAAACTGAACACAATTTTTGCAACGGGAGATAAAGTTTACGCTACATCCATACGAAAAAAACTTTTCCTATTTGATACAAGCAATGCTGAAAACATAAAACTCTTAAACACTCAAAAACTTCCATTTGACCCGTGGGATATTTATTTATCAGGAAAAAAATTCATTTTTTCAGAAATAGGCGGTCTTTACAACGGAATTACGATTTCCCAGTTGAAAAATGCCGAAGCTGACCTATTTGGGAAATGGCTATCAGTAGAATCGCGTGATGCAGGTAAGAGAGAGAAAATGATAAGTGGAACCATCGAAATCAGAAACATAGGAGGAACTATATCGAAGAAAACTTCTGTGGATGTTTATTTATCAAAAGACTATTTCTTCGACAAGAAAGACAAAAAAATATTTTCAAAATCCCTTGCTTTTCTTGATACACCTGACGAAAATAAGGTCGAAATAACCATTGAACGGAGATTAAAGAAGAAGAACAAAGCAAATCATTTCATTGCTGTTATCGATCCGAAAAACAAAATTTCAGAAACCAACAAAGACAATAATATTGTCATATCGCCGGCAATTCAGTAAAAATCTCAATCTTAATAATAAAATAAAGATGAACTCAATGAATATTTTTGAGAAATGTCTTTCTTTTTAAGTTAGCAATGAAATGTTTTTTGAGTTAATCTTTTCTGACTTTTGCATCCTCTACTATTACCTTATATTCATATCCTGACCCAAAGTCTTTATCACTTGCCGCTACCCCTTCTGCTATGACGATATCGCCCGTTTGAGGGAGATCTTTTGTTGTTACTACCAAGTCATTTGTGCCTTCTGAAGAATCGCCTGTGCCATCTTGTAGATGGACCCAATTCTTAGCCATTATATTACTGAGCACCTTTACAACCTTAGCTCTTACTTTTACTGTTTTATTATTTAGCTCTTTCCTCTTTTCATAAATTTCAGCAACAGTATAAGCATTCTTCCCTTTTGCTTTTTCTACTTTTATTGGTTCTTCAGGAATGTCTGTAGCTTTTCTTTCAGTTCCCTGCATAAGCTTTTCTGCTTCTCCAACAGGACCGAGAGAGAATATAATTTTTTCGAATGTTCTGTTGAGAGTTTTGCTTGTAAAGTTGTGCATTTCAGTGCCGGGCATAAGATTTACTGTTTCACCTTCTTTTACCTTCATTTCCGGGACTGCAATCCATAATGTCTTGCCTTCCTCCTGTTCAAGATTTATATAAGTATAACCTCCACTATTGAATGTTTCCTTGACTTTACCTGTTATTGGTTTCACTGGTGAAGGCACAGATTTTGACGCTTCTTTCTCAGGAACACTCTCTTTTTTATTACCCTTTTCTTTATTTGAACAAGCGCTAAAAGAAAAGATAAATGGGATTACAGTTAAAAATACGAAAAAAAGCTTCAACAAATGTTTCATCATCTATCCTCCTATCAATGAATCAACTGTCTATTTCATCTTTATTGTGCAGAATAATACTTTTTGGGAAAAGAGACAAGAGTTTTTGAAAAATGAAACGATGATTCTTCGAAAAAGTAGCAGGATGCAACATCTTTATGCCTCTCAATTTGAACTTGTCTGTCTAAGGAATTTTTTCATTTTAGTTGGATAAGAAGTTTTTTAATAAGGGTCTGCCAAAATATAGTTATAACAGATTGATTTTTACTTGTTCTTGTATTAGATTTAAATTGTCGCTTAAAAAAGAAAAGCTTCCCTTGAATATGATTGTTTAAACTTTTATAGTTTATTTTGTCAATTATTTGCTTCAATGTAATTTTTTTTGAAGAGGAGGAAGACGATGGAGTTTGAACAGACCTTTATGAATTTTCTTTACCACCATCAAGAAAAATATAACCGCACATACCACTTTTTAATTTTAATGGACGCTATCCTGAGTGCCGCAAAACACATTCAGCACTATTATGTTACAGGGGCGCTCAAAGGTAATTTAGGAGGCGCCGGAAAAATAAATATTCAAGGAGAAAATGTACTGCGAATGGACCAAATTGCTCATGAGATAGTAATTCACTATTTGAAAGCATCGAAAAGGGTCATACATGCAGTAAGTGAAGAAGCAGAAGATATAATACCAATGGATACAGGAAACGGCAGATATTTTATATACTTTGACCCTCTAGATGGCTCCTCCAATGTTTCTCATATGCTGCCCGTCGGCTTTATGTTTGGAATAGCAAAGAGAAATCTCGAGGGACCCGAAGATGGACACTTGCGCGCCGGTAAAGATTATATTGCAGCAGGTATGTTTGTGATTCCGACAGGCACATTTACCATAGCTTTGAGAGATGCCGGATGTTGGCGATTTCATATTGATGAAACAATGACATTCGTAAAACCGATAAGAGTATTTTTGCCGGAAGATAGGAAGAAGTGGGAGCTTTCTTTCAATGCGGCAAATAAATATACTTTTAGAGAATCAGTGCAGAAGTGGATAGAAGAGAATGAAAAGAAATATGCCTTTCGTTACCTTGGCGCGCTTGCCGGTGATTTTCATCGTCTCTTGGGAAATGGCGGAATGTTTATGTATCCTGCAATCGTAAATCATCCTGACCCCAAGAAAAATAGACCCCAAGGCAAACTTAGACTAATGTATGAAGCGGCAATAGTCTCCTTTATGTGCCGTGAGGCAGGCGGTCATGCTATAGATGAAAATGGGACTCCCATTCTTGAAATACAGCCGGAAAAACATCACCAGAGGACAGCATTGTATGTTGGAAGCAAACCCCTTGTTGATGAAATAGCGGAATGCCTTAAAAACTAATCGACAGATAAAAAAGGAGGAGTGGATATATACTCACTCCTCCTTTTCCTTTATCTTTGATAAAATCAATCCTTGAAATTGCTTATATCCATTAGAAAAAGCTGAAGCGCTCTTTCACCAGGAGGCGTTGCCCTACTTGATGAAAACATTAGCGTCTTGCCGTCAGGGGATATACTTGGGAATCCATCGAATCCGTCGAAGTATGTAAGTCTCGTTTGTTTGCCAGTCTCTAAATTCATCATAAAGATTTCAAAGTTTGGCATTGGGATTGCAGGGTCTGAAGGCGGCAGAACTTTGACAAAGGCAAAATGCTTTCCATCAGGATGTGGATATGGAGCCCAATTCGTTCCATCGTCATGGGTTATCTGCTTTAGTCCTGTGCCGTCGTGCTTGATTGTAAAAATCGTCATTGGTTTTCTTCTTTGTCCGTCATATTCCTTTTTCCATGCACGATATATGATTGTTTCAGAATCAGGCATATAAAATGCACCGCCTTCCTGCCAATCTGGAGTGTGTGTAATTTGGAACTCTTCTGTGCCGTCAGATTTCATACGCCACAAATCCATATTGCCATTGATTTGCCTTCCAAACAGAATCCATTTGCCATCTGGGGAAACTGATACCTCAGCATCATAGTATTTATTATTGGTAATTCTTTTTATATTTTTACCTTCAAGGTCGGAGATATATAATTCAGCGCCTTGAGGATATTGAGTTGAATCAGACCAATCCCCTTTGGGCATATCCAAGTGGTCTCTCGTAGAGGTCCAAACAATCTTATCTCCTGAGGGAAAATAAAAATTACAAGCGTCTTCTCCCTTGTCATTTATTCTGCGAATATTTTTCCCATCAATAGTAGCTGTGTAGGCATGATATGCAGTGTCATCATCCATCTTTGCTTGGCAGATGATACTTTTCCCGTCAGGTGAAAAGTAAGATTCTGCCGCCCGTGGAAAGTTGGGTATTCTCTTTACTGGAAATTCATTTTCAAATGTAAAATTCTCTGCAGGTTTGTAGGGTTTTGATTGCGGAGTTTTCTTTGATTGTGAACAAGCAATCAGCGTTAGTGTCATAAAAAGCATAAATAAAAATACAAAAGGTTTCTTCATCATTAATCCTCCTTTTAAATATAGATTTGATTTTTGCTCGCTTCTACATATTCATTGTAAAAAAAAATCTATAACAATGTAAAATTTTTGCAATGCATTAAAAATTTTCTCTAAGCAATAATCCGTACCTAACGCCGCCTGTACTCGTCAATGCCTTATCGTAGCCAAAATAATTCATTATTTCATTTAGAATCAGAGCACCGCTAACAATTACATCTGCCCGTGCAGGGTGAAGTCCCGGTAATTTCATTCTTTCTTCTGTTGTCATTGATTTGATTTTATCAATTAAAGATGTCAATTCATTTATTCCAATTTCAAATCCCTCAATTTCGCTTCGAATATAATTTTCTTGTCTTTTAATCATCTGTGCCACAGTAGTTACAGTGCCTGCAATTCCAATCAAACAATCTCCGCGCCAACTATCCTTATGCAGGACAGAAAGGTGTTTTATTATGGATTCTTTGAGATTTTCTATCTCCTTTTCTGAAGGAGGATTATTCTTAATGAATTCTTCCGTAAGACGCACTGATCCAAATCGAAGACTTTTCAAGTCTTTTATTTTATCTCCTTTTCCGATTATAAATTCCGTGCTTCCTCCACCGATATCTACGACAAGCGCGCTGTGCGCATTTGAAGGAAATGTCTGTATAGCTGAATAATAAGTGAGCAAAGCTTCTTCCTCACCTGAAATGATCTGAATATTGATATCAAGTAATTCTTTAACCTTTTTAATAAAAGTATTTGAATTTTTGGCATCTCTCAATGCGCTTGTTGCCCCAACGATTATCTTTGAGGCATTGTATTCTTCAGCAATCTTCTTATATTCCTTTAAAACTTTAATAGTCCTATTTACAGCGTCGTCGTTTAATATTCCACTCCTGTTAGTGCCCTCCCCTATTCTGCAAATGCGTAATTCTTCCCTTAAAACTTCCAATTTCTTGCCATTTTTTTTTGCTATCAAGAGAAGGGCTGAATTTGTGCCTAAATCAATCGATGCTTCTATGCAGTTGTCCATTTTATTCTATAGTAATGGATTAGATATTTGTTTCAGTTTTTTGGATTTTTTTTGAATATCCGAGCGACTCCATTGCAATTTTACCTAATATTCTGTCATTTTTATGGTCTAAAGCAAAAACTCTGTAATGAAAAAGTTTCGAGGGAATGAATTCGAAAAGTTTCAATAAAACCTCTTTTGATATGCTTTCTGAATTTGGGTCAAAGACAAAAATCTGTTGATTGCCCATAGAAAGTGGGTTTTCTGGTCTTGGAT
The sequence above is a segment of the Candidatus Schekmanbacteria bacterium genome. Coding sequences within it:
- a CDS encoding DNA-binding protein, with translation MKHLLKLFFVFLTVIPFIFSFSACSNKEKGNKKESVPEKEASKSVPSPVKPITGKVKETFNSGGYTYINLEQEEGKTLWIAVPEMKVKEGETVNLMPGTEMHNFTSKTLNRTFEKIIFSLGPVGEAEKLMQGTERKATDIPEEPIKVEKAKGKNAYTVAEIYEKRKELNNKTVKVRAKVVKVLSNIMAKNWVHLQDGTGDSSEGTNDLVVTTKDLPQTGDIVIAEGVAASDKDFGSGYEYKVIVEDAKVRKD
- a CDS encoding Ppx/GppA family phosphatase, giving the protein MDNCIEASIDLGTNSALLLIAKKNGKKLEVLREELRICRIGEGTNRSGILNDDAVNRTIKVLKEYKKIAEEYNASKIIVGATSALRDAKNSNTFIKKVKELLDINIQIISGEEEALLTYYSAIQTFPSNAHSALVVDIGGGSTEFIIGKGDKIKDLKSLRFGSVRLTEEFIKNNPPSEKEIENLKESIIKHLSVLHKDSWRGDCLIGIAGTVTTVAQMIKRQENYIRSEIEGFEIGINELTSLIDKIKSMTTEERMKLPGLHPARADVIVSGALILNEIMNYFGYDKALTSTGGVRYGLLLRENF